The nucleotide sequence AAAAACATTTGAAATGTTGAAGTCTTTTAGCCTCATCAAAATTTTCGCTGCATTTCAATCTGCATTTCTGATTGCATGGACTCTTCATTTGACGCGCAGGAACAACGTTTCTAGTCTTAGTAGAAATGTATTGTTCTCCTGCATTTCGTTTTATCTTTTGGTTATTTTGCTTCCATTTAGTAGGATCAGCTTTACGTTTCTTCGATCTCCTGGGCGATGTTGCAACTACTTCAGAAGTACCATCATCAGAGGAACTTGAAGATGAGCTTGGCGAACGTTTTCTACCTTGATGTTCATTATAAGTGGGATCATTGTCACTAATATCAGCATCACTCTCTTCTGAATTCATTGGCGATATACGGTAATGTACAGCTGGAGTTCGTGGTGTTAAAATTACGGATTCTAGTATTGAAGGTGAAGTAGTTCTAGATGATAAAGACTGAGGCTGGGCTTCAATTTCTTTACCTTTTAAGATATGGGAAACAAATCGTCCTTGTTCCTAGAGAAGAAGAGCTGCTGCTAGAAGATGACGAACTGCTACTGTTGACGCTAGAAGACGAACTGGAACTACTAGATGACGATCTCGACGAACGTTTTGATGTTGAACTTAAAGGGATGTTCTCTTTTTCTTCATTGCTGACCTAAAAATGCAAAATAATATGTAAGTAGTTTATACATGTTAGTAAATTATAAACTTACGTTTGGGTCCTTATCGCAACTGTTTTCCCATTCATCAGGTAGATGTGAAACATTAAGAAGGTTCATAATTCTTCGCGATCGTGATGAcatatttcttcaatttttttgcaaTGTATCTGTAAGAGGTTAAGATATGGTTACCCTCTTATTTAATACTTGTTAGTacataaaataataacaataattaaGGCCTTAGTACCAAAAAACTTTGTAGTTTATGGACACAACTAAGAAACTCGTTGAATTATTTTAGTATTACAAGGATTTAACTTTCAATGATATTGTAAATCAAACAgatatttttgtaataacaagAATCCTTTAGATATAGTTCCAAAAATCATACAATAGTTTTAGTAATATAAAGAACTCTTTTTAAATAAACCCATAAATTTTCGGAAGTTTTAGAAATATACAGCATTTAATCTTAATGTgcctttataaaacaaaaaatataaaacaacacGTACCTCAAGTTTTGTAATAGAAGGGCTCAACTCGTAATGAGAGCGCTCACTAACACACCTGCTTCGACAGACATCGGCACCTTACTGAATGGGTCTATCTCGCGGGAAGATGTGTTTACGGAGAGGGGAGTACGAAAGGGTCACATTATATCGGGACTTGCTTTATATTCTCCGTTTTCAATTTCTGTCAAGGCCAAGTTGTAGAACTAGTAGTTTTGTGCCTATTTATGCCAAAAACTCAGAAACGCTAATTTTCGAGATGTGCCCTTTTAATACTAAGGGTGCGATATATTTTGTGTAACTTTTGATTCTTATAAGTATATTAACtttgtaatttttataaatatagtAATTTTTGACGGTTGAGTTAAAGCAAGCGAGGAGGTCGCACGTATTTTATGTGACTCGGCGGTAAACAACTCGGATTCGGGCTTTACCACGAAAACCATTTAGATATGTGATGTAAATTGATTTAAAAGTGATTTAGGATTGATTTAGGATTATTTAGTGTTGTGAATGTTGTTTGTGTACAAAGGACACAGAAGGATTTTGATTTAACATTTTGCGAGCGGTAAGTGATTTTTAATTAGTAATGGTTTTATAAATTTGACCTAGTTGAAATCGGTGTCAAATTCCTCGtgcataaacaatttgaattaaaCCTTTACTGTAAATAGCAAATTGATTg is from Diabrotica virgifera virgifera chromosome 9, PGI_DIABVI_V3a and encodes:
- the LOC126891146 gene encoding uncharacterized protein LOC126891146, producing MSSRSRRIMNLLNVSHLPDEWENSCDKDPNVSNEEKENIPLSSTSKRSSRSSSSSSSSSSSVNSSSSSSSSSSSSSLGTRTICFPYLKR